A window of Peromyscus eremicus chromosome 7, PerEre_H2_v1, whole genome shotgun sequence contains these coding sequences:
- the LOC131914272 gene encoding histone H2AX, translating into MSGRGKTGGKARAKAKSRSSRAGLQFPVGRVHRLLRKGHYAERVGAGAPVYLAAVLEYLTAEILELAGNAARDNKKTRIIPRHLQLAIRNDEELNKLLGGVTIAQGGVLPNIQAVLLPKKTSATVGPKAPAGGKKATQASQEY; encoded by the coding sequence ATGTCGGGTCGCGGCAAGACCGGAGGCAAGGCCCGCGCCAAGGCCAAGTCGCGCTCATCGCGCGCCGGCCTGCAGTTCCCGGTGGGGCGCGTGCACCGGCTGCTGCGGAAGGGCCACTACGCCGAGCGCGTGGGCGCCGGCGCGCCCGTGTACCTGGCGGCCGTGCTCGAGTACCTGACGGCCGAGATCCTGGAGCTGGCGGGCAACGCGGCCCGGGACAACAAGAAGACGCGCATCATCCCGCGCCACCTGCAGCTGGCCATCCGCAACGACGAGGAGCTCAACAAGCTCCTGGGCGGCGTGACGATCGCGCAGGGCGGCGTCCTGCCCAACATCCAGGCCGTGCTGCTGCCCAAGAAGACCAGCGCCACCGTGGGGCCCAAGGCGCCGGCGGGCGGCAAGAAGGCCACCCAGGCCTCGCAGGAGTACTAA
- the Hmbs gene encoding porphobilinogen deaminase isoform X2: MRVIRVGTRKSQLARIQTDTVVAMLKTLHPGMQFEIIAMSTTGDKILDTALSKIGEKSLFTKELEYALEKNEVDLVVHSLKDVPTILPPGFTIGAVCKRENPCDAVVFHPKFIGKTLETLPEKSAVGTSSLRRVAQLQRKFPHLEFKSIRGNLNTRLRKLDEQQEFSAVILAVAGLQRMGWQNRVGQILHPEECMYAVGQGALAVEVRAKDQDILELVSVLHDPETLLRCIAERAFLRHLEGGCSVPVAVHTVMSDGQLYLTGGVWSLDGSDSMQETMQTTIQVPFQHEDGPEDDPQLVGITARNIPRGAQLAAENLGISLASLLLNKGAKNILDVARQLNDAH; encoded by the exons ATGAGGGTGATCCGAGTGGGAACCCGGAAGAGCCAG CTGGCGCGCATACAGACGGACACTGTGGTGGCGATGCTGAAAACCTTGCACCCTGGCATGCAGTTTGAAATCA TTGCTATGTCTACCACAGGGGACAAGATTCTAGATACTGCCCTCTCTAAG ATTGGAGAGAAAAGCCTGTTTACCAAGGAGCTAGAATACGCCCTGGAGAAAAATGA AGTGGACCTGGTTGTTCATTCCCTGAAGGATGTGCCCACTATACTACCTCCTGGCTTTACCATTGGAGCTGTCTGCAA ACGGGAAAACCCTTGTGATGCTGTTGTCTTTCACCCAAAATTTATTGGAAAGACCCTAGAAACCTTGCCAGAGAAGAG TGCAGTGGGAACCAGCTCCCTGAGGAGAGTGGCCcagctacagagaaagttcccaCACCTGGAATTCAAGAGTATT CGGGGAAACCTCAACACCCGGCTACGGAAGCTGGATGAGCAGCAGGAGTTCAGTGCCGTTATCCTGGCTGTAGCGGGCCTACAGCGCATGGGCTGGCAGAACCGGGTGGGGCAG ATCTTGCACCCAGAGGAATGTATGTATGCTGTGGGTCAG ggagCCCTAGCAGTGGAAGTGCGAGCCAAGGACCAGGATATCTTGGAACTTGTCAGTGTGTTGCATGATCCTGAGACTCTGCTTCGCTGCATTGCTGAAAGGGCCTTCCTGAGGCACCTG GAAGGAGGCTGTAGCGTGCCAGTAGCAGTGCATACAGTGATGAGCGACGGGCAG CTGTACCTGACTGGAGGAGTCTGGAGTCTAGACGGCTCAGATAGCATGCAAGAGACCATGCAGACTACCATCCAGGTCCCTTTTCAG CATGAAGATGGTCCAGAGGATGACCCGCAGCTGGTTGGAATCACTGCCCGGAACATTCCAAGAGGAGCCCAGCTAGCTGCTGAAAACCTGGGCATCAGCCTGGCCAGCTTGTTGCTGAACAAAGGAGCCAAGAACATTCTGGATGTTGCACGGCAGCTCAATGATGCGCACTAA
- the Hmbs gene encoding porphobilinogen deaminase isoform X1: MSGNGGAAATVEKNGSKMRVIRVGTRKSQLARIQTDTVVAMLKTLHPGMQFEIIAMSTTGDKILDTALSKIGEKSLFTKELEYALEKNEVDLVVHSLKDVPTILPPGFTIGAVCKRENPCDAVVFHPKFIGKTLETLPEKSAVGTSSLRRVAQLQRKFPHLEFKSIRGNLNTRLRKLDEQQEFSAVILAVAGLQRMGWQNRVGQILHPEECMYAVGQGALAVEVRAKDQDILELVSVLHDPETLLRCIAERAFLRHLEGGCSVPVAVHTVMSDGQLYLTGGVWSLDGSDSMQETMQTTIQVPFQHEDGPEDDPQLVGITARNIPRGAQLAAENLGISLASLLLNKGAKNILDVARQLNDAH; encoded by the exons ATGTCCGGTAACGGCGGGGCGGCTGCAACCGTG GAAAAAAACGGCTCCAAGATGAGGGTGATCCGAGTGGGAACCCGGAAGAGCCAG CTGGCGCGCATACAGACGGACACTGTGGTGGCGATGCTGAAAACCTTGCACCCTGGCATGCAGTTTGAAATCA TTGCTATGTCTACCACAGGGGACAAGATTCTAGATACTGCCCTCTCTAAG ATTGGAGAGAAAAGCCTGTTTACCAAGGAGCTAGAATACGCCCTGGAGAAAAATGA AGTGGACCTGGTTGTTCATTCCCTGAAGGATGTGCCCACTATACTACCTCCTGGCTTTACCATTGGAGCTGTCTGCAA ACGGGAAAACCCTTGTGATGCTGTTGTCTTTCACCCAAAATTTATTGGAAAGACCCTAGAAACCTTGCCAGAGAAGAG TGCAGTGGGAACCAGCTCCCTGAGGAGAGTGGCCcagctacagagaaagttcccaCACCTGGAATTCAAGAGTATT CGGGGAAACCTCAACACCCGGCTACGGAAGCTGGATGAGCAGCAGGAGTTCAGTGCCGTTATCCTGGCTGTAGCGGGCCTACAGCGCATGGGCTGGCAGAACCGGGTGGGGCAG ATCTTGCACCCAGAGGAATGTATGTATGCTGTGGGTCAG ggagCCCTAGCAGTGGAAGTGCGAGCCAAGGACCAGGATATCTTGGAACTTGTCAGTGTGTTGCATGATCCTGAGACTCTGCTTCGCTGCATTGCTGAAAGGGCCTTCCTGAGGCACCTG GAAGGAGGCTGTAGCGTGCCAGTAGCAGTGCATACAGTGATGAGCGACGGGCAG CTGTACCTGACTGGAGGAGTCTGGAGTCTAGACGGCTCAGATAGCATGCAAGAGACCATGCAGACTACCATCCAGGTCCCTTTTCAG CATGAAGATGGTCCAGAGGATGACCCGCAGCTGGTTGGAATCACTGCCCGGAACATTCCAAGAGGAGCCCAGCTAGCTGCTGAAAACCTGGGCATCAGCCTGGCCAGCTTGTTGCTGAACAAAGGAGCCAAGAACATTCTGGATGTTGCACGGCAGCTCAATGATGCGCACTAA